Part of the Strigops habroptila isolate Jane chromosome 22, bStrHab1.2.pri, whole genome shotgun sequence genome, CAGTGGGGTACGTGCCCGCAGGGGTGGAGGGGTGCGGGTTTCCTCAGGGAGCGGTGGGGGGCACAGCGGCCGCCCTGGCCTGTGGGGCAGCCGGTTGGGCTGTGAGGGGGGTCCCTGCCTTTGACCCGGGGCTCTCAGCGCCAGCCCCCCTCAGGTGCTCACCGGGGTTCGCTTTCCCCCCCTTGCAGACGCCACGGTGTACGTGGGGGGGCTGGACGAGAAGGTGAGCGAGCCGCTGCTCTGGGAGCTCTTCCTCCAGGCAGGACCCGTGGTCAACACCCACATGCCCAAAGACCGGGTGACGGGCCAGCACCAAGGTGAGACACCCCTAAAGCCctgtgggaggggaggaggttATGGTGGGAGGGGGGTAAAgagccccggggggggggggatttcCTGCCTGAAGGGGGGTTTGGGGCTCCTCACTCAAGCAGGTTTGGAggctctcctccagctctgccctgggggGGCTCATTGCAGGCTATGGCTTCGTGGAATTCCTGAGCGAGGAGGACGCGGATTACGCCATTAAGATCATGAACATGATCAAGCTGTACGGGAAGCCCATCCGGGTGAACAAAGCCTCAGCCCACAACAAAAACCTGGACGTGGGGGCCAACATCTTCATCGGCAACCTGGACCCTGAGATCGATGAGAAGCTGCTCTACGACACCTTCAGCGCCTTCGGGGTCATCCTGCAGACACCCAAGATCATGCGAGACCCCGACACGGGCAACTCCAAGGGTTATGCCTTCATCAACTTCGCCAGCTTCGATGCCTCCGATGCCGCCATCGAGGCCATGAATGGACAGTACCTCTGCAACAGGCCCATCACCGTGTCCTACGCCTTCAAGAAGGATTCCAAGGGCGAGCGGCACGGCTCGGCCGCCGAGCGCCTGCTGGCAGCGCAGAACCCGCTCTCGCAGGCAGACCGGCCCCATCAGCTCTTTGCTgatgctcctcctcctccctccgTCCCCACCCCTGTTGTCACCACCCTGGGGCCCGGTGTCACCCCTCCAGGTGGGTaaatggctgcagcagccataggatgggttgggttggaaaggagcttaaagctgatccagctccaagcccctgccatgggcagggacaccttccactggagcaggttgctccaagcctcatccaacgaggccttgaacactgccagggatggggcagccaaaCCTCCATTCaccccatcccagtgtcccaccaccctcacag contains:
- the SF3B4 gene encoding splicing factor 3B subunit 4, which encodes MAAGPISERNQDATVYVGGLDEKVSEPLLWELFLQAGPVVNTHMPKDRVTGQHQGYGFVEFLSEEDADYAIKIMNMIKLYGKPIRVNKASAHNKNLDVGANIFIGNLDPEIDEKLLYDTFSAFGVILQTPKIMRDPDTGNSKGYAFINFASFDASDAAIEAMNGQYLCNRPITVSYAFKKDSKGERHGSAAERLLAAQNPLSQADRPHQLFADAPPPPSVPTPVVTTLGPGVTPPGLPPPGSFPPPVPPPGAMPPGMPPAMPPPPMPPGAGAPGPPSGAAPTAGHPPHPHPFPPGGMHHPGIPPMQVHHGPPGMGQHHPGPPGSGGQPPPRPPPGMPHPGPPPMGMPPRGPHFGSPMGHPGPMPHHGMRGPPPLMPPHGYNGPPRPPPYGYQRVPLPPRPAQRPPGVPPRGPLRGPLP